One genomic window of Danaus plexippus chromosome 23, MEX_DaPlex, whole genome shotgun sequence includes the following:
- the LOC116774836 gene encoding myrosinase 1-like yields MRILLFIGLLIGSNAQERRFPDDFLFGTATASYQIEGGWNADDKGENIWDRMTHTKPNVIKDVSNGDVAADTYNNYKRDVEMMRELGLDAYRFSLSWSRILPNGLANKVSDAGVEFYNNYIDEMIKYGIKPMVTLYHWDLPQKLQDLGGFTNPLFPEWFEDYARVVFEKFGDRVKHWITFNEPREICFEGYGSATKAPILNATDVGVYYCAKNLVMGHARAYHAYVNDFKPSQEGVCGITISVNWFGALTDSEEDQFAAEKKRQAEWGLYAEPIFSEEGGFPKELAEIVAKKSAEQGYPRSRMPEFSDEEKDFVKGTADFFGVNHYTAGLVSATEYKTHHPVPSLYDDIDVGSYSPPEWPQSASSWLKLAPNSIYNALTHLHKKYNGPIFYITENGWSSPPEADILDDDRIRYYRAALNSVLDTLEAGVDLRGYMAWSLMDNFEWMEGYTERFGLYRVNFSDPGRERTPRKSAFVYKQIIKSRMIDEEYEPDTLDMTIDEGN; encoded by the exons ATGAGGATACTGCTGTTTATAGG GTTGTTGATTGGCAGCAATGCTCAGGAGAGAAGGTTCCCAGACGACTTCCTGTTTGGAACCGCAACAGCCTCATATCAAATAGAAGGGGGGTGGAATGCCGATG ataaaggGGAAAACATATGGGACCGCATGACCCACACCAAACCTAACGTAATCAAGGATGTGAGCAATGGTGATGTTGCAGCCGACACATACAATAACTACAAACGTGATGTGGAGATGATGAGGGAGTTGGGGCTAGATGCTTACAGGTTCTCTCTCTCCTGGTCTAGAATACTACCCAATGGCCTGGCCAACAAAGTCAGCGATGCCGGAGTTGAGTTTTACAACAACTATATAGATGAAATGATCAAATACGGTATAAAGCCCATGGTCACTCTGTACCACTGGGACTTGCCACAGAAGTTACAAGATTTAGGAGGATTCACGAATCCATTATTCCCTGAGTGGTTTGAAGATTACGCCCGGGTGGTCTTTGAAAAGTTTGGAGACAGAGTCAAGCACTGGATTACTTTCAATGAACCCAGAGAAATCTGTTTCGAAGGCTATGGTTCAGCAACCAAAGCGCCTATCCTAAATGCAACCGACGTCGGTGTTTATTACTGTGCCAAAAATCTGGTTATGGGTCACGCTAGAGCTTATCACGCATATGTCAATGACTTCAAGCCGAGCCAAGAAGGTGTCTGTGGTATCACAATAAGTGTGAATTGGTTCGGGGCGTTGACAGATTCCGAGGAAGATCAATTTGCTGCCGAAAAGAAGAGACAAGCAGAA TGGGGGCTCTATGCTGAACCTATTTTCTCTGAAGAGGGTGGGTTTCCTAAGGAATTAGCAGAAATTGTTGCCAAAAAAAGCGCTGAACAGGGTTATCCTCGGTCGCGTATGCCAGAATTCTCTGATGAAGAGAAGGATTTCGTAAAAGGCACTGCTGACTTTTTTGGAGTAAATCATTACACAGCCGGCTTAGTATCTGCAACTGAATATAAGACTCACCACCCAGTGCCGTCTTTATATGATGATATTGACGTAGGAAGCTACTCTCCCCCGGAGTGGCCACAATCTGCTTCATCTTGGTTAAAA TTAGCACCAAACAGTATTTACAATGCCCTCACTCACCTTCACAAGAAGTACAACGGTCCCATATTCTACATCACGGAGAACGGCTGGTCCTCGCCTCCGGAAGCTGATATCCTTGATGATGACAGGATTAGATACTACCGAGCGGCTTTGAACAGTGTGCTCGATACCTTGGAGGCTGGAGTGGATCTACGGGGGTACATGGCATGGAGTCTGATGGACAACTTTGAGTGGATGGAGGGTTACAC GGAACGTTTTGGGCTGTACCGCGTTAACTTCTCGGACCCAGGTCGTGAGAGAACTCCTCGTAAGTCAGCCTTCGTTTACAAACAGATCATCAAGAGTCGGATGATTGATGAAGAATATGAACCTGATACCCTGGACATGACCATTGATGAAGGAAACTGA
- the LOC116774856 gene encoding myrosinase 1-like isoform X2 has protein sequence MRILLFIGLLICSNAQERRFPDDFLFGTATAAYQIEGGWNADDKGENIWDRLTHTNPNIIKDVSNGDVAADTYNNYKRDVEMMRELGLDAYRFSLSWSRILPNGLANKVSDAGVEFYNNYIDEMIKYGIKPMVTLYHWDLPQKLQDLGGFMNPLFPEWFEDYARVVFEKFGDRVKHWITFNEPREICFEGYGSDTKAPILNATDVGVYYCAKNLVMGHARAYHAYVNDFKPSQEGVCGITISVNWFGALTDSEEDQFAAEMKRQAEWGLYAEPIFSEEGGFPKELAEIVAKKSAEQGYPRSRMPAFSDEEKDFVKGAFDFFGVNHYSGSLVSATEYKTNHPVPSLYDDIDVGSYTPPEWPKSASSWLVQAPNSVYNALTHLHKKYNGPIFYITENGWSSSPDADILDDDRIRYYRAALNSVLDTLEAGVDLRGYMAWSLMDNFEWNAGYTELLGLYRVNFSDPGRERTPRKSAFVYKQIIKSRMIDEEYEPDTLDMTIDEGN, from the exons ATGAGGATACTACTGTTCATAGG GTTGTTAATATGCAGCAATGCTCAGGAGAGAAGGTTCCCAGACGACTTCCTGTTTGGAACAGCAACAGCCGCATATCAAATAGAGGGGGGGTGGAATGCCGATG aCAAAGGAGAAAATATATGGGATCGTTTGACTCACACCAACCCTAACATTATCAAAGATGTAAGCAATGGTGATGTTGCAGCCGATACATACAATAACTACAAACGTGATGTGGAGATGATGAGGGAGTTGGGGCTAGATGCTTACAGGTTCTCTCTCTCCTGGTCTAGAATACTACCCAATGGCCTGGCCAACAAAGTCAGCGATGCCGGGGTTGAGTTTTACAACAACTATATAGATGAAATGATCAAATACGGTATAAAGCCCATGGTCACTCTGTACCACTGGGACTTGCCACAGAAGTTACAAGATTTGGGAGGATTCATGAATCCATTATTCCCCGAGTGGTTTGAAGATTACGCCCGGGTGGTCTTTGAAAAGTTTGGAGACAGAGTCAAGCACTGGATTACTTTCAATGAACCCAGAGAAATCTGTTTCGAAGGCTATGGTTCAGACACCAAAGCGCCTATCCTAAATGCAACCGACGTCGGTGTTTATTACTGTGCCAAAAATCTGGTTATGGGTCACGCTAGAGCTTATCACGCATATGTCAATGACTTCAAGCCGAGCCAAGAAGGTGTCTGTGGTATCACAATAAGTGTGAATTGGTTCGGGGCGTTGACAGATTCCGAGGAAGATCAATTTGCTGCCGAAATGAAGAGACAAGCAGAA TGGGGACTCTATGCTGAACCTATTTTCTCTGAAGAGGGTGGGTTTCCTAAGGAATTAGCAGAAATTGTGGCCAAAAAAAGCGCTGAACAGGGTTATCCTCGGTCGCGTATGCCAGCATTCTCTGATGAAGAGAAGGATTTCGTAAAGGGCGCTTTTGATTTCTTTGGAGTAAATCATTACTCAGGCAGCTTAGTATCTGCAACTGAATATAAGACTAACCACCCAGTGCCGTCTTTATATGATGATATTGATGTAGGAAGCTACACTCCGCCGGAGTGGCCAAAATCTGCTTCTTCGTGGTTAGTT CAAGCACCAAACAGTGTTTACAATGCCCTCACTCACCTTCACAAGAAGTACAACGGTCCCATATTCTACATCACGGAGAACGGCTGGTCCTCGTCTCCGGATGCTGATATCCTTGATGATGACAGGATTAGATACTACCGAGCGGCTTTGAACAGTGTGCTCGATACCTTGGAGGCTGGAGTGGATCTACGGGGGTACATGGCATGGAGTCTGATGGACAACTTTGAGTGGAATGCTGGTTACAC agaaCTTCTTGGCCTGTACCGCGTTAACTTCTCGGACCCAGGTCGTGAGAGAACTCCTCGTAAGTCAGCCTTCGTCTACAAACAGATCATCAAGAGTCGGATGATTGATGAAGAATATGAACCTGATACCCTGGACATGACCATTGATGAAGGGAACTGA
- the LOC133319474 gene encoding cytosolic beta-glucosidase-like — protein MGHARAYYAYVNDFKPSQEGVCGITISVNWFGALTDSEEDQFAAEMKRQAEWGLYAEPIFSEEGGFPKELAEIVAKKNAEQGYPRSRMPEFSDEYLGGWSGSTGVHGMESDGQL, from the exons ATGGGTCACGCTAGAGCTTATTACGCATATGTCAATGACTTCAAGCCGAGCCAAGAAGGTGTCTGTGGTATCACAATAAGTGTGAATTGGTTCGGGGCGTTGACAGATTCCGAGGAAGATCAATTTGCTGCCGAAATGAAGAGACAAGCAGAA TGGGGGCTCTATGCTGAACCTATTTTCTCTGAAGAGGGTGGGTTTCCTAAGGAATTAGCAGAAATTGTGGCCAAAAAAAACGCTGAACAGGGTTATCCTCGGTCGCGTATGCCAGAATTCTCTGATGAATACCTTGGAGGCTGGAGTGGATCTACGGGGGTACATGGCATGGAGTCTGATGGACAACTTTGA
- the LOC116774852 gene encoding myrosinase 1-like, with product MFRTILLISCASTFQVEGWSDLKVRRFPDGFLFGAGTSAYQVEGAWNEDGKGESIWDKYLHDNPDIISDGRNGDVASNSYHQYKRDVEMLRELGVDYYRFSISWTRVLPRGFSNEINEKGLEYYDKLIDELLKYNIKPMITLYHFDLPQTLQDFGGWANPLSTKWFEDYAAVIFKAFAHKVPYWITVNQPNSICVEGYGQGLMAPAISSSGIGDYMCIKNVLVAHARAYRLYEREYKKKFKGSVGIALALNWADPVNNSTKNVEATDVYREFMIGLYMHPIWSKDGGFPKMVKERVYQNSIKQGFKKSRLPALSKEEVTLLKGSSDFVGVNHYTTVLVKSTDRWMSAPSFDDDVHVELTYRAEWKNATSSWLKSVPYGIYRVCVYLNTKYDYPQMFVTEHGWSTRPGLKDDTRVENLRLYLKAILFAIEDGTDLKGYTTWSLMDNVEWVAGTSERFGLYEVDFESEDKNRTARLSALVYKRIIDKRIVEDDYKPNNLKMSITNRNVKTEL from the exons ATGTTTAgaacaattttgttaatatcatG CGCCAGTACATTTCAAGTTGAAGGCTGGTCGGATCTCAAGGTTCGAAGATTCCCCGATGGCTTTTTGTTTGGCGCGGGGACGTCGGCTTATCAGGTCGAAGGGGCGTGGAATGAAGATg GAAAAGGGGAAAGCATCTGGGACAAATACCTCCACGATAACCCAGACATTATATCCGATGGCAGAAATGGTGATGTAGCATCCAACTCCTACCACCAGTACAAGAGAGATGTGGAAATGTTGAGGGAATTGGGTGTGGACTATTACAGGTTCTCAATATCGTGGACCAGAGTATTACCAAGAG GATTctcgaatgaaataaatgaaaaaggtCTCGAATACTACGATAAATTGATAGatgaattattgaaatacaacATAAAGCCAATGATAACTTTATACCACTTTGATTTGCCACAAACTCTCCAAGACTTTGGAGGTTGGGCCAATCCGCTGTCAACAAAATGGTTTGAAGATTATGCCGCTGTGATCTTTAAGGCATTCGCTCACAAGGTTCCTTATTGGATAACCGTCAATCAGCCAAATTCCATATGCGTGGAAGGTTATGGTCAAGGTTTGATGGCACCAGCTATCAGCTCGAGTGGAATCGGTGATTACATGTGTATAAAGAATGTGCTGGTGGCACATGCGAGGGCCTACAGGTTATATGAGAgggaatataaaaagaaatttaagg GATCAGTTGGCATAGCGCTTGCATTAAACTGGGCAGACCCCGTCAATAACAGCACAAAAAATGTCGAAGCTACGGACGTTTACAGAGAATTTATG ATCGGCCTCTACATGCATCCCATATGGTCGAAAGATGGTGGGTTCCCTAAAATGGTCAAAGAAAGAGTCTATCAGAACAGCATAAAGCAAGGATTCAAGAAATCTAGACTGCCTGCCCTTAGCAAGGAAGAAGTTACTCTTTTGAAAG GGTCCTCAGACTTCGTGGGAGTGAATCATTATACAACTGTCCTAGTGAAGAGCACGGACAGGTGGATGTCAGCGCCATCTTTCGATGACGACGTTCACGTGGAGCTCACCTACAGGGCGGAGTGGAAGAACGCCACATCTAGCTGGCTGAAG AGCGTGCCCTACGGTATATACAGGGTGTGCGTATATCTCAATACAAAGTACGACTACCCTCAAATGTTTGTGACGGAGCACGGCTGGTCCACGAGGCCAGGGTTGAAGGATGACACGAGGGTTGAGAACCTGAGGCTGTACCTGAAGGCTATACTGTTTGCTATAGAAGATGGCACGGACTTGAAAGGTTACACCACATGGAGCCTAATGGATAATGTGGAGTGGGTCGCTGGAACCAG TGAAAGATTCGGTCTTTATGAAGTAGACTTCGAATCAGAGGATAAAAATAGAACAGCGAGATTGTCAGCTCTGGTTTATAAACGAATCATAGACAAGAGGATCGTTGAAGACGATTATAAAccgaacaatttaaaaatgtcgATAACTAACAGAAATGTTAAGACGGAACTTTGA